Proteins encoded by one window of Tunturibacter psychrotolerans:
- a CDS encoding 6-carboxytetrahydropterin synthase translates to MKAHLNRRYHFSASHRLHTEAYDAAKNHTVFGKCNNPHGHGHNYTVQVTLSGQVDPSTGMVCNLADLDAFAQTNLLARFDHMNLNTMDCFASTVSTTENLSIEIYRIFQNFPAAHLERVHVEETSNNSFDYAGDATPTPGTI, encoded by the coding sequence GCGCATCTTAATCGCCGCTACCACTTCAGCGCCTCGCACCGCCTCCACACCGAGGCTTACGACGCCGCGAAGAACCATACTGTCTTCGGCAAATGCAACAATCCTCACGGCCACGGCCACAACTACACCGTGCAGGTGACGCTAAGCGGCCAGGTGGATCCTTCAACCGGTATGGTCTGCAATCTCGCCGACCTCGACGCCTTCGCACAAACAAACCTCCTTGCCAGATTCGACCACATGAACCTCAACACCATGGATTGCTTTGCAAGTACAGTCTCCACAACGGAAAATCTAAGCATCGAGATCTACCGCATCTTCCAAAACTTTCCCGCTGCTCATCTTGAGCGGGTTCACGTCGAGGAGACCAGCAACAACTCATTCGACTACGCCGGCGACGCAACGCCAACGCCAGGCACGATCTGA